TTGACGAGGCAACCGTGGCCAGCCTGTTGGCCGTTGCCGAAGAGATCCGACTGGCCGTGATTGAGCTAACGCAACACGATCAAACCTGATACCCAAAATGGGCAAAATCTTACCCATTTTGGGTAGACAGGAAGCCTCCCCCCAACACCAACACTCACTCGCCATCGGCAAAGAACGTCTCGTGCTTGCGGAACGGCCCGGTATTGTGGCTCGGCTCGAACGGCTTGAGCCCGTCCGCCTGGCTCAGTTGCGCCACCATCTGGCGGTTGAAGGGGGAATGGGTGGGGTCGGCGATGTAGGTGTGCCAGTCGACCCAGCGGGCCTCGGCGATCTCGTCCGTGTCCTGAATATCGATTGTTTCAGACGTCGGCGCCAGCCGGCACACGAAATAGAGATTCGACTTGCCGAAGCGGAAGGGATGGCGCGTGGTGAAGCCGACGATGGACTGGAAGTCGGCCTCCACACCGGTTTCTTCCCAGACTTCCCGCACCACCGCTTCCTCGATGCGCTCCCCCAGCTCCACGTGGCCGCCCGGCAGCTTGAAGCCGGTCATGCCCTGTTCCCGGATCACCAGGATCTGACCCGCTCCGTTTGTCACGATCGCGCCGGCGCCGATGGTGTGGGTGGGGAT
This DNA window, taken from Marinobacter bohaiensis, encodes the following:
- a CDS encoding NUDIX hydrolase, whose protein sequence is MQFELDPFNGVIIQTDVIPEDAGAFHQSLQDIVTFARREAKNIVWLTLSIRQSHLVAMATDLGFVFHNCQEDELTLILKAPTTEFVPFIPTHTIGAGAIVTNGAGQILVIREQGMTGFKLPGGHVELGERIEEAVVREVWEETGVEADFQSIVGFTTRHPFRFGKSNLYFVCRLAPTSETIDIQDTDEIAEARWVDWHTYIADPTHSPFNRQMVAQLSQADGLKPFEPSHNTGPFRKHETFFADGE